In one window of Canis aureus isolate CA01 chromosome 25, VMU_Caureus_v.1.0, whole genome shotgun sequence DNA:
- the PEX26 gene encoding peroxisome assembly protein 26 yields the protein MKSDSASPAAALGLWGPVRSSEPARAAPAPAPAAALLEDAADLLVVHLDFRAALRTCERAWRSLAGDQAAAYVLGSAPFRVTWPRASGSWQFCPSRGAHKEPYSAGSSLEVKGSLCVVGIQALAEMNRWREVLSWVLQYYQVPEKLPPKVLELCVLLYSKMQEPGAVLEVVSAWLQDPDNQGLPEYRALAELHLQRVLLPLGYLSEAEELVVGSAAFSEEERLDVLQDIRKAKQQQKHQHLGSEEAQKLNQEGSFSHKFLSLMMLFRRLWDSIVSHFFSMPFKKSLLAALILCLLVVRFDPASPSSLPFLYKLAQLFHRIQEGMFSLYRLPVHD from the exons ATGAAGAGTGACTCCGCGAGCCCCGCGGCCGCCCTCGGGCTGTGGGGGCCGGTGAGGAGCAGCGAGCCCGCgcgcgccgccccggccccggccc ccgccgccgccctgctGGAGGACGCCGCAGACCTCCTGGTGGTGCACCTGGACTTCCGCGCCGCGCTGCGCACCTGCGAGCGCGCCTGGCGGAGCTTGGCCGGCGACCAGGCGGCAGCGTACGTGCTGGGCTCCGCTCCTTTCCGGGTGACCTGGCCGAGGGCCTCGGGATCTTGGCAGTTCTGTCCTTCCCGGGGTGCTCACAAGGAGCCTTAC TCTGCTGGCAGCTCCTTGGAGGTGAAAGGCTCCCTTTGTGTTGTGGGGATCCAGGCCCTGGCAGAAATGAATCGGTGGCGGGAAGTCCTGTCCTGGGTTCTTCAGTATTACCAGGTCCCTGAAAAGCTACCCCCCAAAGTCCTGGAACTATG TGTTCTTTTATACAGCAAAATGCAGGAGCCTGGAGCTGTGCTGGAAGTGGTCAGTGCCTGGCTGCAAGACCCAGACAATCAAGGCCTTCCAGAATACAGAGCCTTGGCAGAACTTCACCTGCAGCGGGTGCTCCTGCCTCTCGGCTACTTGTCAGAGGCTGAGGAGCTAGTGGTGGGCTCTGCAGCCTTCAGTGAGGAAGAGCGGTTGGATGTACTTCAGGACATTCGGAAGGCAAAGCAACAGCAGAAACACCAACACTTGGGCTCTGAGGAGGCCCAGAAGTTGAACCAGGAAG GCTCCTTCTCCCACAAGTTCCTGTCACTAATGATGTTGTTTCGCCGGCTTTGGGATTCTATAGTGAGCCACTTCTTTTCCATGCCCTTCAAAAAGAGCCTCCTGGCTGCCTTGATCCTCTGCCTCTTGGTGGTGAGGTTTGATCCAG